One genomic segment of Pedobacter endophyticus includes these proteins:
- a CDS encoding carboxypeptidase-like regulatory domain-containing protein, with the protein MKLVLSFLTVLFSISYAYPQGGFILSGAVKDKRGEPLPGTGVYVSGYKIATATDNDGAYKLLLKPGSYDILIQLIGYKAINKNIVIADKSVKLDVTLEENPTQLADVTIKPDPNRAYYIAMFKAYFIGTTPNALKCKVVNPDVLIIDYDKGDQKLTVKTNEFLIIENQALGYRIKYLISLFEWSSKTKIIYYEGYPHYEDLNGSKSKKRNWAKKRLESYLGSPQHFFKALYNKNATEEGFIINKLITKPNPDKPADSIIRANIKRLASSQMTLTGRLSIGQPDSLSYWLRKKNLPDGISILNRAPVAQDTLVKTVNASIKKINFTDKLYVIYTKEMESPSFSNQIGQSISRPLDMPNYQISTVTLQLAPVYFYENGGIYNPRSTLYSGYWAWEKIADSVPMDYVPDKPDHK; encoded by the coding sequence ATGAAATTAGTCTTGTCTTTCTTAACTGTATTATTTAGCATCTCATACGCCTATCCGCAGGGAGGTTTTATTCTTTCGGGCGCCGTAAAAGACAAGCGTGGAGAACCATTACCCGGTACGGGAGTATATGTGAGCGGCTATAAGATAGCAACAGCAACCGATAATGATGGTGCCTACAAGCTTTTACTAAAACCGGGAAGCTACGACATCCTGATTCAATTAATTGGCTACAAAGCGATAAACAAAAATATCGTTATTGCCGATAAATCCGTTAAGCTCGATGTTACATTAGAAGAAAACCCGACGCAACTGGCCGATGTAACCATTAAGCCAGATCCAAACAGAGCCTACTATATCGCCATGTTTAAAGCTTATTTTATCGGCACTACGCCCAATGCTTTAAAATGCAAAGTGGTTAATCCCGATGTTTTAATAATCGATTATGATAAGGGCGACCAGAAATTAACGGTTAAAACGAACGAGTTCTTAATTATCGAAAACCAGGCGCTGGGTTACCGCATAAAATATTTGATAAGCCTATTTGAGTGGAGCAGCAAAACGAAAATTATCTATTACGAGGGTTATCCGCATTATGAAGACCTAAATGGCTCGAAAAGTAAAAAACGCAATTGGGCAAAAAAGCGGTTAGAAAGTTACCTGGGATCACCGCAACATTTCTTTAAAGCGCTCTACAACAAAAATGCCACCGAAGAAGGTTTCATAATCAACAAGCTGATTACCAAGCCGAATCCCGATAAACCGGCAGACAGTATCATTAGAGCCAATATTAAACGTTTAGCCTCCAGTCAAATGACACTAACCGGACGGCTATCAATCGGCCAGCCCGATTCGTTGAGCTACTGGCTTAGAAAAAAGAACCTCCCCGATGGCATTTCGATACTTAACCGGGCCCCAGTTGCTCAGGATACGCTTGTTAAAACGGTTAACGCATCTATAAAGAAGATCAATTTCACCGATAAGCTTTATGTCATTTATACCAAAGAAATGGAAAGTCCATCGTTTTCTAACCAGATAGGGCAATCCATTTCGAGGCCATTAGATATGCCAAACTACCAAATCTCTACCGTTACCTTGCAATTGGCACCCGTTTACTTTTACGAAAATGGTGGTATTTACAATCCTCGCTCTACACTTTACTCCGGCTATTGGGCCTGGGAAAAAATCGCCGATAGCGTGCCAATGGATTATGTTCCTGATAAACCAGATCATAAATAA
- a CDS encoding M56 family metallopeptidase, with amino-acid sequence METLIQQFIRAFGWSILNSLWQSAIIYGVLFIILLSLPKLAAKYKHNLAFASIILMFAGFAYNFVKQMSWSIPKQSAMINAENLQVYQYFNNLPPSFSSKAEQYFPVVVLFYIIGILLQLFVIVKGYDKLAKLKRDNLSAIPASWQAIFENVTAKLKLNKAIRFQLSSIVNVPLVIGFLKPVVLFPVALVNQLDSDQVEAILIHELSHIRRNDFLLNLIKTSIETLLFYNPFVWMAGRFIHIEREHACDDLVLKITGKPLNYAHALLKLELLKDKNSPAYALAATGKTQNLYQRIKRITNMKTNYLNAKQQMAALTLGVACLFSIAWINPAEKKKETQKTVKHELILTTNNIGNSGTVIYQDTTKKRKVKIVIIDKDGKRTEYNSLKDMPDSLRKAFYKEELFPRADTFIFRSDSSFTFNEPLFNARIYKEFNSPEAKEKWRKLSESLTKEYSSPEAQAKWRELSQNLAKEYSSPEAQAKWKKLGENLAKQYSSPEAQAKWKKFGEDIAKEYGSPEAQAKWKKIGEEMAEKINTPEFRAQIDSLKERVLFLNENRLSILPRMKGDSLSKIYRFENSSPSENIIFLNENQPSKKVRQSAEYKKLKDEFDKEVKELKEKMEKKERREKAKN; translated from the coding sequence ATGGAAACTTTAATACAACAATTTATCAGGGCATTTGGCTGGAGCATTCTGAACTCACTTTGGCAAAGCGCCATTATTTACGGTGTATTGTTCATCATTTTACTGAGTTTGCCAAAGCTGGCGGCAAAATATAAGCACAATTTGGCCTTTGCATCTATAATTCTGATGTTTGCGGGTTTCGCGTACAACTTTGTAAAACAGATGAGCTGGAGCATTCCCAAACAATCGGCGATGATAAACGCTGAGAACCTTCAGGTATATCAGTACTTTAATAATCTGCCGCCAAGTTTCAGCAGCAAGGCCGAGCAGTATTTTCCGGTAGTCGTATTATTTTATATTATCGGCATCTTGCTACAATTATTCGTTATTGTTAAAGGCTATGACAAGCTGGCAAAATTAAAAAGAGACAATTTAAGCGCCATCCCCGCCAGTTGGCAGGCCATATTCGAAAACGTTACTGCAAAGCTTAAATTGAACAAAGCGATCAGGTTCCAGTTATCGTCGATAGTAAACGTTCCCTTGGTTATAGGCTTTTTAAAACCTGTGGTATTGTTTCCGGTGGCGCTGGTTAACCAATTGGACAGCGATCAGGTTGAAGCCATATTAATTCACGAGCTATCGCACATCAGAAGGAACGACTTTCTTTTAAATCTGATTAAAACCTCAATTGAAACATTGCTTTTTTACAATCCATTTGTTTGGATGGCGGGCAGATTTATCCACATTGAACGCGAACACGCCTGCGATGATCTGGTGTTGAAAATCACGGGTAAACCCTTAAACTATGCCCATGCCCTGCTCAAATTAGAATTACTAAAAGATAAGAACAGCCCGGCATATGCTTTGGCAGCCACAGGCAAAACCCAAAACCTGTATCAACGCATTAAACGAATAACCAACATGAAAACCAATTATTTAAACGCAAAACAACAAATGGCAGCCTTAACACTGGGTGTAGCCTGCTTATTCTCTATTGCATGGATTAATCCGGCAGAAAAGAAAAAGGAAACTCAAAAAACTGTTAAACACGAGCTAATTTTAACGACCAATAACATCGGTAATTCAGGTACAGTAATTTATCAGGATACCACCAAAAAACGCAAAGTTAAAATTGTAATCATCGATAAAGACGGCAAGAGAACGGAGTACAACTCGTTAAAAGATATGCCCGATAGCTTACGCAAAGCTTTTTATAAAGAGGAATTGTTTCCCAGGGCCGACACATTCATTTTCAGATCTGATTCAAGCTTCACATTTAACGAACCGTTATTTAACGCACGAATTTACAAGGAATTTAATTCGCCCGAGGCAAAAGAGAAATGGAGAAAATTGAGCGAAAGCCTTACTAAAGAATATTCATCCCCTGAAGCGCAGGCCAAATGGAGAGAGTTAAGCCAAAACTTAGCCAAAGAATATTCGTCTCCTGAAGCACAAGCGAAATGGAAAAAACTGGGCGAAAATCTCGCAAAACAATATTCATCACCCGAGGCTCAGGCAAAATGGAAAAAATTTGGTGAGGACATTGCCAAAGAGTATGGCTCGCCGGAAGCACAGGCAAAGTGGAAAAAAATAGGCGAAGAAATGGCTGAAAAAATAAACACTCCTGAATTTAGGGCGCAAATAGATTCGCTTAAAGAGAGGGTGCTATTCCTTAACGAGAACCGATTATCGATTCTGCCCAGAATGAAAGGAGATTCTTTATCGAAAATTTATCGATTTGAAAATTCAAGCCCATCCGAAAACATCATTTTCTTGAATGAGAATCAACCTTCAAAAAAAGTAAGGCAAAGCGCAGAATACAAAAAGCTGAAGGATGAATTCGACAAGGAAGTGAAAGAACTTAAGGAAAAGATGGAGAAAAAAGAGAGAAGAGAGAAAGCAAAAAACTAA
- the recN gene encoding DNA repair protein RecN: MLQKLSIRNYALIDSLDIEFDKGLNIITGETGAGKSIILGALSLILGQRAESKYFFNQDKKCVIEGNFILADDNLKTLFEDNDLDFLNESILRREISIDGKTRSFINDTPVNLSILKQIGEKLIDIHSQHATQEINDADFQLLIVDSLGNHKALLFDYRTGFKKLRQENNRLKKLISDANEARSKQDYEQFLFNELEQANLKTGEQQELELELEKLTHAETIKRALLTASGLLTESEPSGLQILKEAQLQLQGIEKFDPAVNALYERLKSSIIEIKDIADEVSGIEESTLHSADRLEIINQRLDLFYSLQQKHRVADNDELLEIQNQLEQNLNQLLSSDENIETLQKQIEQLKADLTKQANQLSNNRKKAIKVVQDETSQTLKQVGMPSARLVLEQKTLVELGKDGLDEINLLFSANAGQAPAPVNKVASGGELSRLMLAIKALLAKHTSLPTIIFDEIDTGISGETALKVGDVISDLGENMQVISITHLPQIAAKGKSHYFVHKNEAGGKTTTGIRKLKQEERIGAIAEMLSGKNPGASAIENAKELLG, encoded by the coding sequence ATGCTACAAAAACTTTCTATTCGTAATTACGCATTAATAGATAGCCTCGATATCGAATTTGATAAGGGCTTAAACATCATAACCGGCGAAACGGGCGCTGGTAAATCGATTATTTTAGGGGCCCTCTCCTTAATTTTGGGTCAGCGGGCGGAAAGCAAATACTTCTTTAACCAGGACAAGAAATGCGTTATCGAAGGTAATTTCATTTTGGCCGACGATAACCTGAAAACGCTTTTTGAAGACAACGACCTCGATTTTCTGAACGAAAGCATCTTACGCCGGGAAATTTCTATTGACGGAAAGACGCGATCATTTATAAACGACACACCGGTAAATTTATCAATATTGAAACAGATTGGCGAAAAGCTGATCGATATTCACTCACAACACGCTACGCAGGAAATTAATGATGCCGATTTTCAGCTGCTCATCGTCGATTCGTTGGGCAATCATAAAGCTTTGTTATTTGATTACCGCACAGGTTTTAAAAAATTAAGGCAGGAAAACAATCGGTTAAAGAAATTAATCAGCGATGCCAATGAAGCCAGGAGCAAACAAGATTACGAGCAGTTTTTATTTAACGAATTAGAGCAGGCCAACCTAAAAACCGGCGAACAGCAGGAATTGGAGCTGGAGCTTGAAAAACTTACTCATGCCGAAACAATAAAACGGGCATTGCTTACGGCGTCGGGATTGTTGACAGAAAGTGAACCGTCGGGATTGCAGATCTTAAAAGAAGCGCAACTTCAACTGCAGGGAATTGAGAAGTTTGACCCGGCAGTAAATGCACTTTACGAGCGCTTAAAATCGTCAATTATCGAGATTAAAGATATTGCTGATGAAGTTTCGGGCATTGAAGAAAGTACACTTCACAGTGCCGATCGTTTAGAAATTATCAACCAACGCCTCGATTTGTTTTACTCATTGCAGCAAAAACATCGCGTTGCCGATAACGACGAATTATTGGAAATACAAAATCAGTTGGAGCAGAACTTAAACCAGCTCCTGTCATCCGACGAAAATATAGAAACACTTCAAAAACAAATTGAACAACTCAAGGCCGATTTAACCAAACAGGCCAACCAACTTTCCAACAACCGCAAAAAGGCCATTAAAGTGGTGCAGGATGAAACCAGCCAAACGCTTAAGCAAGTGGGTATGCCGAGTGCAAGATTGGTTTTGGAGCAAAAGACGCTGGTGGAGTTGGGTAAAGACGGTTTAGATGAAATCAACTTGCTTTTTAGTGCCAATGCGGGCCAAGCACCTGCTCCGGTAAACAAAGTGGCTTCGGGCGGGGAACTCTCACGATTAATGCTCGCCATAAAAGCGTTACTTGCAAAACATACGTCGCTCCCTACCATTATTTTTGATGAAATTGACACCGGAATTTCTGGTGAAACGGCCTTAAAAGTGGGCGACGTTATTTCAGATCTTGGCGAAAACATGCAGGTAATTTCAATTACGCATTTACCACAAATTGCAGCAAAAGGAAAATCGCACTATTTCGTACATAAAAACGAAGCAGGCGGAAAAACCACAACAGGAATACGCAAACTAAAACAAGAGGAACGGATTGGCGCAATTGCAGAAATGTTGAGCGGTAAAAATCCCGGTGCATCGGCAATTGAAAATGCAAAAGAGTTGTTGGGATGA
- a CDS encoding carboxypeptidase-like regulatory domain-containing protein, with protein MATFASMFRHLFVVIIFIFLGANALAQNTFSISGIVRDNKDGLPGASIYLSGYKIATVADNDGKFTLSNLKPGSYNLLVQIVGYLPYSKSVIISDKSVQVDLVLKENVAQLDEVVIRADPNRQKYINQFKEFFIGKTPNALQCKILNPQVLNVDYDITKSTLTVSTTEFLIVENKALGYRLKYMLDHFEYNSRTRIIYYSGHPFFEELKASAAKKKKYVAARETAYYGSSQHFFRSLYANKAKEEGFIINKMIKIPNPNRYPEYVINSNIENIRTVPEKTGIRINKTKIDTALLAFWTKQKEMPRTIDKFSRAEVLTDTLVHYYNQNLKYLSYTDALLIQYTKEKESLAYSKTGFWIFRPLDVPENEISVANLTDSGVRFYENGGIYDSRSLLYEGFWAYEKIADMVPMDYVPLPK; from the coding sequence TTGGCTACATTCGCATCCATGTTCAGGCACCTGTTTGTAGTCATAATCTTCATTTTTTTAGGTGCAAATGCCCTGGCTCAAAACACATTTTCTATCAGCGGCATTGTAAGAGACAATAAAGATGGCCTGCCCGGTGCAAGTATTTACCTCAGCGGCTACAAAATTGCTACCGTAGCAGATAACGATGGTAAGTTTACGCTTTCGAATCTAAAACCCGGCAGTTACAATCTCCTTGTTCAAATTGTTGGCTACCTGCCCTATTCTAAAAGTGTTATTATCTCCGATAAGTCCGTTCAGGTAGATCTGGTTTTGAAAGAAAACGTTGCACAATTAGATGAAGTTGTCATCCGTGCCGACCCCAATCGCCAAAAGTACATCAATCAGTTTAAAGAATTTTTTATAGGCAAAACGCCGAATGCACTGCAATGCAAAATCCTGAACCCACAGGTGTTAAATGTCGATTACGATATCACGAAAAGTACGTTGACCGTTTCTACAACAGAGTTTTTGATTGTGGAGAACAAGGCCTTGGGTTATCGCTTGAAATACATGCTCGATCATTTTGAATACAACTCCCGAACGCGGATTATTTACTACTCCGGACACCCATTTTTTGAGGAGTTAAAAGCTTCTGCCGCGAAAAAGAAAAAGTATGTCGCTGCCCGCGAAACCGCTTATTATGGTTCCTCGCAGCACTTTTTCAGATCGCTGTATGCAAACAAGGCCAAAGAAGAGGGATTTATCATCAATAAAATGATCAAAATACCCAACCCTAACCGATATCCCGAGTACGTGATCAATTCAAACATAGAAAACATACGGACGGTACCCGAGAAGACTGGCATCAGAATTAACAAAACGAAAATCGACACGGCGCTACTGGCATTCTGGACGAAGCAAAAAGAGATGCCACGCACCATCGATAAATTTTCGAGAGCAGAAGTTTTGACCGATACATTGGTTCATTATTATAACCAAAATCTCAAATATTTGAGCTATACCGATGCTTTACTCATTCAATACACTAAAGAAAAAGAAAGCCTCGCCTATTCGAAAACCGGATTCTGGATTTTTAGACCACTTGACGTACCCGAGAATGAAATTTCTGTGGCTAACTTAACCGATAGCGGCGTTCGTTTTTACGAAAACGGGGGCATTTACGATTCCCGCTCGCTCCTATATGAAGGCTTCTGGGCCTACGAGAAAATTGCCGATATGGTGCCAATGGATTATGTGCCGCTGCCAAAATAA
- a CDS encoding PA0069 family radical SAM protein codes for MTGEGEKQYFKGRGAQVNPHNKFLKDVYVKEHDEGIDDWEESDRKTSFIFEDSKTIVNKVDSPDVGMAYSLNPYQGCEHGCTYCYARNSHQYWGYSAGLEFERKIIVKKDAPVLFKKFLERKGWDASTISLSGNTDCYQPAERKFKLTRQLLEIALEYKQPIGMITKNSLILRDQDILQEMAKLNLCMVYVSINSLNEDLRQVMEPRTTTAKQRLKIVEELSKVGIPTGVMVAPLVPGLSDHEIPKILKAVANAGATKAGYTVVRLNGAIAQIFEDWLKKNFPDRFDKVWHMIQSCHSGKVNDSRFGDRMRGDGNIAQMIRDNFRLHCRLNGLNVKDIILDHSLFKVPSDQISLF; via the coding sequence ATGACTGGCGAGGGAGAAAAACAATATTTTAAAGGCAGAGGTGCACAGGTTAACCCGCACAATAAATTTCTAAAAGATGTTTACGTGAAGGAACATGATGAAGGAATTGATGATTGGGAAGAAAGTGACCGGAAAACCTCCTTTATATTCGAGGATTCTAAAACTATTGTAAACAAGGTTGATAGTCCTGATGTTGGCATGGCCTATTCGTTAAACCCCTACCAGGGTTGCGAGCACGGTTGTACCTATTGCTACGCCCGAAATTCGCATCAGTATTGGGGCTATAGTGCAGGTTTAGAATTTGAGCGAAAAATAATCGTTAAAAAAGATGCACCGGTTCTTTTTAAAAAATTCCTTGAAAGAAAAGGATGGGATGCAAGCACAATTTCACTATCGGGCAATACCGACTGTTACCAGCCTGCAGAAAGAAAATTCAAATTGACACGTCAATTGCTCGAGATTGCACTGGAATACAAACAGCCCATCGGGATGATTACCAAGAACTCGCTCATTCTCCGAGATCAGGATATTTTGCAAGAAATGGCCAAGCTGAACCTTTGCATGGTATATGTTTCAATAAACAGTTTGAACGAAGATTTGCGACAGGTAATGGAACCGAGAACAACTACCGCAAAACAAAGATTAAAGATTGTTGAGGAACTCAGTAAAGTTGGAATTCCCACCGGAGTGATGGTTGCACCGCTTGTGCCGGGCCTGAGCGACCACGAAATACCCAAAATTTTAAAGGCCGTCGCCAATGCAGGTGCCACTAAAGCAGGCTACACGGTGGTCAGGTTAAATGGCGCTATTGCCCAGATATTTGAAGACTGGCTGAAAAAGAATTTCCCTGATCGGTTTGACAAAGTTTGGCACATGATACAGAGCTGCCACAGCGGCAAGGTAAACGATAGCAGATTTGGCGACCGGATGCGTGGCGACGGAAATATTGCACAAATGATCAGGGATAACTTTCGCCTGCACTGCCGATTAAACGGCTTAAATGTGAAGGATATTATTTTAGATCATAGTCTGTTTAAAGTGCCAAGCGATCAAATATCTCTTTTTTAA